A stretch of the Hypnocyclicus thermotrophus genome encodes the following:
- a CDS encoding CHASE2 domain-containing protein has product MIFIYIIYTNLGMTFFEIFEVKTYDMRYKAMDIFEKKNREYDVVIAGVDEKSLIEIGKWPWERSIHGKLVTALTEYGVKSIGFDVSFTEEGVSKDKIDYKKNMKTIVATKYKQGIIPEQDAIELLKEINKLDTDQDYEFALALKKAKNTVIGTYNIMDIAEDISRFEYNKIYYQKSRFYKINGILDEIKEVGRTGERRVKPFEIYKIIPPIDIIAKFAYGIAPYDVGRPDIDGVLRGIVTVTKENLSNLYFPPLYLLVYLKSENLSIKDNVVLDLKNSKIDIFKDEKLYKTIPTNINGYQRLFFYGKGHTFKYISYTDIINKRVDKKELENKIVLVGYTDSAKGLYDLRVTPLDPNTPGVELHATAIQNLIDNKFMKRIEVKGEVPLLFLFGSLIIFILSIKDINLALSNILTNSVIVTYLILSYILFRKGLWIEVFYPIVVFILIYLILTIENYFLEGKEKKYIRNVFGHYISPILVEELVKKPEMLKLGGEKRELTAFFSDIQGFTSISEKMSPEELVEFLNDYLSVSTNIILEYKGTIDKYIGDAVMAIFGAPIQLENNALNACFAALEYQEKLVEFREKYKESGYPPIYARIGINSGEMVVGNMGCNIGENKKFNYTIIGDEVNLASRLEGANKMYGTYIMISENTYKKVKEDVEARLLDLARVKGKKVAVKTYELMAKKGELSQEKLKLKELYEKGLDFYFNKEWKKSKEMFLKAIEVDENDGPSKLYIKRIEEYIKNPPPEDWDGVYTFTTK; this is encoded by the coding sequence ATGATTTTTATTTATATAATATACACAAATCTTGGAATGACTTTTTTTGAAATTTTTGAAGTAAAAACATATGATATGAGATATAAAGCAATGGATATATTTGAGAAAAAAAATCGCGAATATGATGTAGTGATAGCTGGTGTTGATGAAAAAAGTTTAATTGAAATAGGTAAATGGCCTTGGGAAAGAAGTATACATGGCAAACTAGTTACAGCTTTAACTGAATATGGGGTAAAAAGTATAGGATTTGATGTATCTTTTACAGAAGAAGGTGTATCAAAAGATAAAATAGATTATAAAAAAAATATGAAAACAATAGTGGCTACTAAATATAAGCAAGGAATTATACCAGAACAAGATGCTATTGAACTTTTAAAAGAAATAAATAAACTTGATACAGACCAAGACTATGAATTTGCTTTAGCATTAAAGAAAGCAAAAAATACTGTAATAGGAACTTATAATATTATGGATATAGCAGAAGATATATCTAGATTTGAGTATAATAAAATATATTATCAAAAAAGCCGTTTTTATAAAATAAATGGAATATTAGACGAAATAAAAGAAGTAGGAAGAACAGGAGAAAGACGTGTAAAACCGTTTGAAATATATAAAATAATTCCTCCTATAGATATTATTGCAAAATTTGCATATGGAATAGCACCTTATGATGTAGGTAGACCAGATATAGATGGAGTTCTTAGAGGAATTGTTACTGTTACAAAAGAAAATTTATCAAATTTGTATTTTCCACCATTGTACTTATTAGTGTACTTAAAATCAGAAAATTTAAGTATAAAGGATAATGTAGTATTAGATTTAAAAAATTCTAAAATAGATATTTTTAAAGATGAAAAACTATACAAAACTATACCAACAAATATAAATGGTTATCAAAGGCTTTTCTTTTATGGGAAAGGGCATACATTTAAATATATATCATATACAGATATTATTAATAAAAGAGTAGATAAAAAAGAACTTGAAAACAAAATAGTATTAGTAGGATATACAGATAGTGCAAAAGGACTATATGATTTAAGGGTAACACCTCTTGATCCTAACACACCAGGAGTAGAGCTTCATGCAACAGCTATTCAAAATCTTATTGATAATAAATTTATGAAAAGAATAGAGGTAAAAGGAGAAGTACCACTTTTATTTTTATTTGGAAGTTTAATTATATTTATATTGTCAATAAAGGATATAAATTTAGCACTTTCAAATATTTTAACTAATAGTGTTATAGTGACGTACTTGATTTTATCTTATATTTTATTTAGAAAAGGTCTGTGGATAGAAGTTTTTTATCCAATTGTCGTTTTTATCTTAATATATTTAATTTTAACAATAGAAAATTATTTTTTAGAAGGTAAAGAAAAAAAATATATAAGGAATGTATTTGGGCATTATATTTCACCGATACTTGTAGAAGAGTTAGTAAAAAAACCGGAAATGTTGAAACTTGGAGGAGAAAAAAGAGAGCTTACTGCATTTTTTTCGGATATACAAGGATTTACTTCTATTTCTGAAAAAATGAGTCCAGAAGAATTAGTTGAATTTTTAAATGATTATTTATCAGTTTCAACTAATATTATATTAGAATATAAAGGAACTATTGATAAATATATAGGAGATGCGGTAATGGCTATCTTTGGAGCACCAATCCAATTAGAGAATAATGCTTTAAATGCATGTTTTGCAGCACTAGAATACCAAGAAAAATTAGTAGAATTTAGAGAAAAATATAAAGAGAGTGGATATCCGCCGATATATGCAAGAATTGGTATAAACAGTGGAGAAATGGTAGTAGGGAATATGGGATGTAATATAGGTGAAAATAAAAAGTTTAATTACACTATAATAGGCGATGAAGTAAATTTAGCCTCAAGGCTTGAAGGTGCTAATAAAATGTATGGAACTTATATAATGATAAGTGAAAATACATATAAAAAAGTAAAAGAAGACGTAGAAGCAAGACTTTTAGATTTAGCAAGAGTTAAAGGTAAAAAAGTAGCAGTAAAAACTTATGAACTAATGGCTAAAAAAGGAGAATTATCTCAAGAAAAATTAAAATTAAAAGAATTATATGAAAAAGGCTTAGATTTTTATTTTAATAAAGAATGGAAAAAATCAAAAGAGATGTTTTTAAAAGCAATTGAAGTAGATGAAAATGATGGACCGAGTAAGCTTTATATAAAAAGAATAGAAGAATATATAAAAAATCCTCCACCAGAAGACTGGGATGGAGTATATACATTTACTACAAAATAA
- a CDS encoding manganese efflux pump, giving the protein MLNYNLILLAIATSIDALAAGFSLAFTKHLNIIFSVAIIGFITFIICFSGVYIGNKANKFLTTKAEFFGAFVLIILGIKTFFI; this is encoded by the coding sequence ATGTTAAACTATAACCTTATTCTTCTTGCTATTGCTACAAGCATAGATGCGCTAGCCGCTGGATTTTCTTTAGCTTTTACAAAACATTTAAATATTATATTTTCAGTTGCTATCATAGGATTTATTACTTTTATTATTTGTTTTAGTGGAGTGTATATTGGAAATAAAGCAAATAAATTTTTAACCACAAAGGCAGAATTTTTTGGTGCTTTTGTTCTTATAATTCTTGGCATAAAAACTTTTTTTATATAA
- a CDS encoding manganese efflux pump MntP, with protein sequence MTIFTLILLSIGLAMDAFAVSISQGVAVKRLKINQALTVALTFSIFQAFMPLLGFFLGKSIYNLVHNYNNIIGSVLLIGIGLKMLHEAYKEEQCERNGKC encoded by the coding sequence ATGACTATTTTTACATTGATTTTATTAAGTATCGGATTAGCAATGGATGCTTTTGCAGTATCTATATCTCAAGGTGTTGCTGTTAAAAGATTAAAAATAAACCAAGCACTTACTGTAGCACTTACTTTTTCTATTTTTCAGGCATTCATGCCATTATTAGGATTTTTTTTAGGAAAAAGTATTTATAATTTAGTTCATAATTATAATAATATAATTGGATCTGTTTTATTAATTGGAATAGGTCTTAAAATGCTACATGAAGCATACAAAGAGGAACAATGCGAAAGAAATGGTAAATGTTAA
- a CDS encoding O-acetylhomoserine aminocarboxypropyltransferase/cysteine synthase family protein, whose translation MSKNLKFETLQLHAGQKPDSETGSRAVPIYQTTSYVFKDTDHAANLFALKEAGNIYTRIGNPTTAVLEERLAALDGGVGALAVASGSAAITYALLTVAKAGDEIVAARNLYGGTFNLLSNTINDFGITTKFVDPDDLEGFRNAITEKTKAIYIETIGNPNCTLVDVEAVANIAHENGLPLIIDNTFATPYLFKPLEHGADIVVYSATKFLGGHGTSIGGIIVDGGKFDWAKSGRFDNFTTPDPGYHGLKYSDLGAPAFILKARVKLLRDTGAAISPFNAFLILQGIETLSLRLERHIKNARKIVEYLNNHELVKWVSYPELDENENKALAGKYFPKGVGSIFTFGIKGGVEAGKKFIDSVELFSHLANVADAKSLIIHPASTTHGQLSEEKLKEVGIKPETIRLSIGLENVDDLIADLEQAFNKIK comes from the coding sequence ATGAGTAAAAATTTAAAATTTGAAACATTACAATTACATGCAGGACAAAAACCAGATAGTGAAACTGGTTCTAGAGCAGTACCTATTTATCAAACAACATCTTATGTATTTAAAGACACAGATCATGCTGCAAATTTATTTGCTTTAAAAGAAGCTGGAAACATTTATACAAGAATAGGGAATCCAACAACAGCAGTACTTGAAGAAAGATTAGCAGCACTTGATGGTGGAGTAGGAGCTTTAGCGGTGGCTTCTGGTTCTGCAGCAATAACATATGCTTTACTTACAGTGGCAAAAGCTGGTGATGAAATTGTAGCGGCAAGAAATCTTTATGGTGGAACATTTAATTTACTTTCAAATACAATTAATGATTTTGGGATTACAACGAAATTTGTTGATCCTGATGATTTAGAAGGATTTAGAAATGCTATTACAGAAAAAACAAAAGCAATATATATAGAAACAATAGGAAATCCAAATTGTACTCTTGTTGATGTAGAAGCAGTTGCTAATATAGCACATGAAAATGGGTTACCATTAATAATAGATAATACTTTTGCGACACCATATCTTTTTAAACCGCTAGAGCATGGAGCAGACATTGTAGTTTATTCAGCTACAAAATTTTTAGGGGGGCATGGTACAAGTATTGGTGGAATAATTGTAGATGGTGGAAAATTTGATTGGGCAAAAAGTGGAAGATTTGATAATTTTACAACGCCAGATCCAGGGTATCATGGATTAAAATATTCAGATTTAGGGGCACCTGCATTTATATTAAAAGCCAGAGTAAAACTCCTTAGAGATACAGGAGCAGCAATTAGTCCATTTAATGCATTTTTAATATTACAAGGGATAGAAACACTTAGTCTTAGATTAGAAAGACATATAAAAAATGCTAGAAAAATAGTAGAATATTTAAATAATCATGAGTTAGTAAAATGGGTAAGTTATCCTGAATTAGATGAAAATGAAAATAAAGCTTTAGCAGGAAAATATTTTCCTAAAGGTGTAGGTTCGATATTTACATTTGGAATAAAAGGTGGCGTAGAGGCAGGTAAAAAGTTCATTGATAGTGTAGAATTATTTTCACACTTAGCAAACGTTGCAGATGCAAAATCATTAATTATTCATCCAGCAAGTACTACTCATGGACAACTTTCAGAAGAAAAATTAAAAGAAGTAGGGATAAAACCTGAAACTATTAGATTGTCGATAGGATTAGAAAATGTAGATGATTTAATAGCGGATTTAGAACAAGCTTTTAATAAAATTAAATAA
- a CDS encoding SpoIIE family protein phosphatase, with protein sequence MYIFNSLRKKLLFSILPILIISIYLLSFYHAKNTKKYLLEEYRVTQNQTENEIISYIYLIDSAYKMFEKKLNEELNKDILKFVNEYNKSSKDISKINLIEVSKYFKNKYDFYIIDENTTVIKSTENKALNFNFKKFNKKLGENIDFIRKNGKIYNERLRTNVMSGFLSTWVYKSTPDKKYLFELGYTANGLKDFINDLDPLNIIDKLKKINPIIKDIKIYDVFGYQFVSNGQNYAPTKKSKEIVELAKKYTKYTKEDNEYIENIIYINLNTGFNISDHSKIIAIQYDKSFINKRLKELNQFTYFAITISVIISIFIISIISFFVTHSLKKLKFISHELSNGNFNIKADIKSNDEIGDFAKTFNIMTAKLNDSFNQIKEQNKRIEEYNLTLEEKVKERTKEIRIKNEKIVSSVRYARKIQNYILPSKKFLKENFKDFFIIWQPKDVVGGDFYFGKKIEEIIYFAVIDCTGHGVPGAFMTMATSSFLNELITKEISPSEILNGLNHRIKTYFNKNSQKISDDGLDISLIKYNSVSKKSIFVGTKLSMYLSKNGVIKTFKGDRQSIGYIKSKDHYDYTEYKFDATSDTIIYLSTDGYTDQNGGPKNFGYSKKRLINDLDQIAHKPLDEQKKIIIENLKKWKGKETQRDDITLIGIKFK encoded by the coding sequence ATGTATATTTTTAATAGTCTACGAAAAAAATTACTCTTTTCTATATTACCTATCTTGATAATAAGTATTTATTTATTATCATTTTATCATGCAAAAAATACAAAAAAATATCTTCTCGAAGAATACAGAGTAACACAAAATCAAACAGAAAATGAAATTATTTCATATATTTATTTAATTGACTCTGCTTACAAAATGTTTGAAAAAAAATTAAATGAAGAATTAAATAAAGATATCCTTAAATTTGTAAATGAATACAATAAAAGTTCTAAAGATATCTCTAAAATTAATTTAATAGAAGTTAGTAAATATTTTAAAAATAAATATGATTTTTATATAATAGATGAAAATACAACTGTAATAAAAAGTACAGAAAATAAAGCATTAAATTTTAATTTTAAGAAATTTAATAAAAAACTTGGAGAAAATATTGACTTTATTAGAAAAAATGGAAAAATTTATAATGAAAGGCTTCGAACAAATGTAATGAGTGGTTTTTTAAGTACTTGGGTATATAAATCTACACCCGATAAAAAATATTTATTTGAACTTGGATATACTGCTAATGGGTTAAAAGATTTTATTAATGACCTTGATCCCTTAAACATCATTGATAAACTAAAAAAAATTAATCCAATTATAAAAGATATAAAAATATATGATGTTTTTGGATATCAATTTGTAAGTAACGGGCAAAATTATGCTCCTACCAAAAAAAGTAAAGAAATTGTTGAATTAGCTAAAAAATATACTAAATATACTAAAGAAGATAATGAATATATAGAAAATATTATTTATATCAATTTAAATACGGGATTCAATATATCTGATCATAGTAAAATAATAGCTATACAATACGATAAATCTTTTATAAATAAACGTTTAAAAGAATTAAATCAATTTACATATTTTGCAATAACTATTTCTGTTATTATTTCTATATTTATTATTTCTATTATAAGCTTTTTTGTAACACATTCTTTAAAAAAATTAAAATTTATTTCTCATGAATTATCAAATGGAAATTTTAATATTAAAGCAGATATAAAAAGTAATGATGAAATTGGAGATTTTGCAAAAACATTTAATATTATGACTGCTAAATTAAATGATAGTTTTAATCAAATAAAAGAACAAAATAAAAGAATTGAAGAATACAATTTAACATTGGAAGAAAAAGTAAAAGAACGTACAAAAGAAATTAGAATTAAAAACGAAAAAATTGTTTCATCTGTAAGATACGCTAGAAAAATTCAAAACTATATTTTACCTTCAAAAAAATTTTTAAAAGAAAATTTTAAAGACTTTTTTATTATTTGGCAACCAAAAGATGTGGTTGGTGGAGATTTTTATTTTGGAAAAAAAATAGAAGAAATTATTTATTTCGCTGTTATTGATTGTACTGGGCATGGTGTCCCTGGTGCTTTTATGACAATGGCTACAAGTTCATTTTTAAATGAATTAATTACAAAAGAGATATCACCTTCTGAAATATTAAATGGATTAAATCATAGAATAAAGACATATTTCAATAAAAATAGTCAAAAAATATCAGATGATGGACTTGATATTTCTCTTATAAAATATAATTCAGTTAGTAAAAAATCTATCTTTGTAGGAACAAAGCTTTCAATGTATTTATCAAAAAATGGAGTTATTAAAACATTTAAAGGTGATCGCCAAAGTATTGGATATATAAAATCAAAAGATCATTACGATTATACAGAATATAAATTTGATGCAACTTCAGATACAATAATCTATCTATCTACTGATGGATATACTGACCAAAATGGTGGTCCAAAAAATTTTGGTTATTCAAAAAAACGATTAATAAATGATTTAGATCAAATAGCTCACAAACCATTAGATGAACAAAAAAAAATTATTATTGAAAATTTAAAGAAATGGAAAGGTAAAGAAACTCAACGAGATGATATTACTCTGATAGGAATAAAATTTAAATAA
- a CDS encoding S-methyl thiohydantoin desulfurase domain-containing protein: MKKINSKQDLEAIILGGLFLGAGGGGGKNEAIIIQNKILEYINQGKEINITTVNDNSLNSGAVVAMMGSPLALKKDNDYSAPSRAFNTLSKHMNENFNFTLPIEIGAVNSLIPILTAAQLDNLFVLDADGSRRAVPQLQLTTYSKDIKIAPAVLSNDNLNNYINSHLNITIDSEKINDLLSSDISDAEILESIARNILSSNIFECLCGISFYPFKKSELNKLADSTIQNTLSLIYKIGKNFIENNDRNLVQYIYNLFYNNKKELTTFFGGIKPIKIFKGEFVEYIPGSIDKKGFDFGTIIIKNENQEMHIFFENENLLSSLHETKKINKYKSTHKCNLWGMAPDTISYVTNEGPLSNVEVVNLSKGEKILVIGSKCDNKMRDPFISNGFYKVIYNLANHNKGGFIPKDLIPTKYIPIEKLE; encoded by the coding sequence ATGAAAAAAATTAATTCAAAACAAGATTTAGAAGCAATTATTTTAGGTGGATTATTTTTAGGCGCTGGTGGTGGTGGTGGCAAAAATGAAGCTATTATAATCCAAAATAAAATTCTAGAATATATAAATCAAGGGAAAGAAATTAATATAACTACTGTCAATGATAACTCTTTAAATTCTGGTGCTGTAGTTGCAATGATGGGTTCACCTCTTGCATTAAAAAAAGACAACGATTACTCTGCTCCTTCTAGAGCCTTTAATACACTCAGTAAACATATGAATGAAAATTTTAATTTTACACTTCCTATTGAAATAGGGGCTGTTAATAGCCTTATTCCTATCCTTACTGCTGCTCAACTTGATAATCTTTTTGTTCTTGATGCAGATGGTTCAAGACGTGCAGTACCTCAATTACAACTTACTACTTATAGTAAAGATATAAAAATTGCCCCTGCTGTATTATCAAATGATAATTTAAATAATTACATAAATTCTCATTTAAATATAACTATTGATAGCGAAAAAATAAATGATTTGTTATCTTCTGATATATCTGATGCGGAAATATTAGAAAGTATTGCTAGAAACATTCTTAGTAGTAATATTTTTGAATGTTTATGTGGTATATCATTCTATCCATTTAAAAAATCTGAACTAAATAAATTAGCTGATTCTACTATTCAAAATACTTTATCATTAATTTATAAAATTGGTAAAAATTTTATTGAAAATAATGATAGAAATTTAGTACAATATATCTATAACCTATTTTATAATAATAAAAAAGAATTGACTACTTTTTTTGGTGGAATAAAACCTATAAAAATATTTAAAGGTGAATTTGTTGAGTATATCCCTGGAAGTATTGATAAAAAAGGTTTTGATTTTGGTACTATTATCATAAAAAATGAAAACCAAGAGATGCATATTTTTTTTGAAAATGAAAATTTACTTTCTAGCTTACATGAAACAAAAAAAATAAATAAATACAAATCAACACACAAATGTAATTTATGGGGAATGGCTCCTGATACTATTTCTTATGTAACAAATGAAGGTCCTTTATCTAATGTAGAAGTAGTTAACTTATCTAAAGGAGAAAAAATTTTGGTTATAGGTTCAAAATGCGATAATAAGATGAGAGATCCATTTATATCTAATGGATTTTATAAAGTTATCTATAATTTAGCAAATCATAATAAAGGGGGCTTTATACCAAAAGATCTTATCCCTACAAAATATATTCCCATTGAAAAATTGGAATAA
- a CDS encoding DUF342 domain-containing protein produces MSEKFNKVILRVAPDGVYIKIKNEPMSISSVLAFLNQTELDTFDLEAVKQAYFERGVEVKISDNIENLKKIPDIEIKISDDKMKAYLKIKNTGFIEFLSLKYLLEKAYDIGISYGINKKVLLGMIKYDYRGKFVLFAEGTPPIKGKDAMIHYKFMPKKNKDEDNPNNKIDYKERNDLFIPVKKDQILAEKTPATQGTDGIDIFGNIIPAIPGQDKVLKRGENTQLIHNGLTLVAAISGLVDINGDTISVKNILIVNDVNIKTGNIDFEGTVLVNGNVDLGYRIKADNDIRIKGVIEGAILEAGKNVIIEKNFIGSEVGKIIANHSIKIRDLEFAYLEAKENIIITDSAVNCQILAGKSVEAIQGKGIIMGGEIIAIEGLSTKILGSKNGLKTIIKTGKSISVKEAVDKIDEYKSENKKRLINIEKSLEYMENLRFAHPESFDEEKKKQFNRLLNEKLAIEYEVKSMVKDIANNLKNVHPTEGSLVKVYKICYPGVEIWLNKYKYVVTKIMKHVEFVYINNKIEIRPLRK; encoded by the coding sequence ATGAGTGAGAAGTTTAATAAAGTTATTTTAAGAGTTGCTCCCGATGGTGTATATATTAAAATAAAAAATGAACCTATGAGTATCTCTAGTGTACTTGCATTTTTAAATCAAACAGAATTAGATACTTTTGATTTGGAAGCTGTAAAACAAGCTTATTTCGAAAGAGGTGTTGAAGTAAAAATATCAGATAATATTGAAAATCTTAAAAAAATTCCTGATATTGAAATAAAAATAAGTGATGATAAAATGAAAGCTTATTTAAAAATAAAAAATACTGGTTTTATAGAATTTTTATCTTTAAAATATTTATTAGAAAAAGCTTATGATATAGGCATTTCATATGGTATAAATAAAAAAGTTTTATTAGGTATGATAAAATATGATTATAGAGGAAAATTTGTTCTCTTTGCAGAAGGAACTCCACCTATAAAAGGAAAAGATGCTATGATTCATTATAAATTTATGCCTAAAAAAAATAAAGATGAAGATAATCCTAATAACAAAATTGACTATAAAGAAAGAAATGATCTTTTTATCCCTGTAAAAAAAGATCAAATTTTAGCTGAAAAAACTCCTGCTACTCAAGGTACAGATGGAATTGATATTTTTGGAAATATTATTCCAGCTATTCCTGGTCAAGATAAAGTTTTAAAAAGAGGTGAAAATACACAATTAATTCATAATGGCCTCACTTTAGTTGCTGCAATATCTGGGCTTGTTGATATTAATGGTGATACTATTTCAGTAAAAAATATATTAATTGTTAACGATGTAAATATAAAAACTGGAAATATAGATTTTGAAGGAACCGTATTAGTAAATGGAAATGTAGATTTGGGATATCGAATAAAAGCTGATAATGATATTCGAATAAAAGGAGTAATTGAAGGTGCTATTTTAGAGGCTGGAAAAAATGTAATTATTGAAAAAAATTTTATCGGTTCTGAAGTAGGTAAAATTATTGCAAATCATAGTATAAAAATTAGAGATTTAGAATTTGCTTACTTAGAAGCAAAAGAAAATATAATAATTACAGATAGTGCTGTAAACTGTCAAATTTTAGCTGGTAAGTCTGTTGAAGCTATTCAAGGTAAAGGTATAATAATGGGAGGAGAAATCATTGCAATAGAGGGGTTATCTACAAAAATACTTGGTTCTAAAAATGGCTTAAAAACTATTATAAAAACTGGAAAATCTATATCTGTAAAAGAAGCTGTCGATAAAATAGATGAATATAAATCAGAAAATAAAAAAAGATTAATTAATATTGAAAAAAGTTTAGAATATATGGAAAACTTGCGTTTTGCTCACCCAGAATCATTTGATGAAGAAAAGAAGAAGCAATTTAACAGACTTCTTAATGAAAAATTAGCTATTGAATATGAAGTAAAATCTATGGTTAAAGATATAGCTAATAATCTAAAAAATGTCCATCCAACTGAAGGAAGCTTAGTTAAAGTATATAAAATATGCTATCCTGGAGTAGAGATATGGTTAAATAAATATAAATATGTCGTTACTAAAATAATGAAACATGTAGAATTTGTATATATAAATAATAAAATAGAGATACGTCCATTAAGAAAATAA